From a region of the Sminthopsis crassicaudata isolate SCR6 chromosome 6, ASM4859323v1, whole genome shotgun sequence genome:
- the POU4F2 gene encoding POU domain, class 4, transcription factor 2 — protein sequence MMMMSLNSKQAFSMPHGGSLHVEPKYSALHSASPCTSSSAAPSSSSPSNTSSGGGGGGSGGRSSSSGSSGSGGGGGGGGGSGGGGGSEAMRRACLPTPPSNIFGGLDESLLARAEALAAVDIVSQTKSHHHHAPHHSPFKPDATYHTMNTIPCTSSASSSSVPISHPSALSGTHHHHHHHHHHHHQPHQALEGELLDHITPGLALGAMTGPDGSVVSTPAHAPHMATMNPMHQAALSMAHAHGLPSHMGCMSDVDADPRDLEAFAERFKQRRIKLGVTQADVGSALANLKIPGVGSLSQSTICRFESLTLSHNNMIALKPILQAWLEEAEKSHREKLTKPELFNGAEKKRKRTSIAAPEKRSLEAYFAIQPRPSSEKIAAIAEKLDLKKNVVRVWFCNQRQKQKRMKYSAGI from the exons atgatgatgatgtccCTGAACAGCAAGCAGGCTTTCAGCATGCCTCACGGCGGCAGCCTGCACGTTGAGCCCAAATATTCGGCGCTGCACTCCGCTTCTCCCTGTACCTCCTCTTCCGCCGCACCCTCGTCCAGTTCCCCCAGCAATACTAGCagcgggggcggcggcggcggcagcggggGCCGgagcagcagcagcggcagcagcggcagcggcggcggaggcggcggcggcggaggcaGCGGGGGCGGCGGAGGTTCGGAGGCGATGAGGCGAGCGTGTCTTCCCACCCCACCG AGCAACATCTTCGGCGGTCTGGATGAGAGCTTGCTGGCCCGCGCGGAAGCTCTGGCGGCCGTGGACATCGTCTCGCAGACCAAAAGCCACCATCACCACGCGCCCCATCACAGCCCCTTCAAGCCGGACGCCACCTACCACACCATGAACACCATCCCGTGCACCTCCTCCGCGTCGTCGTCCTCCGTGCCCATCTCGCACCCCTCCGCCCTGTCCGgcacccaccaccaccaccaccatcaccaccaccaccaccaccagccGCACCAGGCGCTGGAGGGAGAGCTCCTGGATCACATCACGCCGGGGCTGGCCCTGGGCGCTATGACGGGGCCCGACGGCTCGGTGGTGTCCACGCCCGCCCACGCCCCGCACATGGCCACCATGAATCCCATGCACCAGGCGGCTCTCAGCATGGCCCACGCGCACGGGCTCCCTTCGCACATGGGCTGCATGAGCGACGTGGACGCCGACCCGCGGGACTTGGAAGCGTTCGCCGAGCGCTTCAAGCAGCGGCGCATCAAGCTGGGGGTGACCCAAGCGGACGTGGGCTCCGCTCTGGCCAACCTGAAGATCCCCGGGGTGGGCTCGCTGAGCCAGAGCACCATCTGCAGGTTCGAGTCCCTCACTCTGTCCCACAACAACATGATCGCCCTCAAGCCCATCCTGCAGGCTTGGCTCGAAGAGGCCGAGAAGTCCCACCGAGAGAAGCTCACCAAACCCGAGCTGTTCAACGGGGCCGAGAAGAAGAGGAAGCGCACGTCCATCGCCGCTCCCGAGAAGCGATCCCTCGAAGCCTACTTCGCCATCCAGCCTCGCCCCTCCTCTGAGAAAATTGCCGCCATTGCCGAGAAACTCGACCTTAAGAAAAATGTGGTGCGGGTTTGGTTCTGCAACCAGCGGCAGAAACAGAAAAGGATGAAATATTCGGCGGGGATTTGA